The Ananas comosus cultivar F153 linkage group 7, ASM154086v1, whole genome shotgun sequence genome has a window encoding:
- the LOC109712515 gene encoding uncharacterized protein LOC109712515 isoform X2: MSSQKPTKTKTGNANPGPSRRPSGGGEMKIYVRSVKHGNFTLEVDKSNTIKDVLITILPHELLKSGWEPLLYFNGDEPLEEICSLADYKIQNGSILKLEGEQGEARAGHYEEDDGARADDDERQWPKEILGRKQIKIANQSSAIWERAHDKVLLDLLVEQIRSSGRKILDYKNNSWSDIVAKFNKATGMKYEDKHLHARFNVYEREYRILRNIKHHPEFSWDHQRQVVIATDAKWNEYIKSWWRRIV; encoded by the exons ATGAG TTCTCAAAAACCAACCAAGACCAAGACGGGAAATGCAAACCCCGGCCCTTCCAGGAGACCCAGCGGGGGTGGCGAAATGAAAATCTACGTGCGGTCAGTAAAGCACGGAAATTTTACGCTGGAGGTGGACAAATCTAACACCATCAAGGATGTGTTAATCACTATTCTTCCTCATGAGCTGCTCAAGTCAGGTTGGGAACCTTTACTTTATTTCAATGGCGATGAACCACTGGAGGAAATCTGCTCTTTGGCCGACTACAAAATCCAGAATGGGTCCATCCTTAAACTTGAGGGCGAACAAGGGGAAGCCCGTGCTGGCCATTATGAGGAAGACGATGGAGCCCGTGCTGACGATGATGA GAGACAGTGGCCAAAAGAAATTTTGGGAAGAAAACAGATTAAAATAGCGAATCAGTCTTCAGCAATATGGGAAAGAGCGCATGATAAAGTACTGCTCGATTTATTGGTAGAGCAAATTCGATCAAGTGGGAGAAAAATACTAgactataaaaataattcctGGAGTGATATAGTAGCCAAGTTCAATAAAGCAACAGGCATGAAATATGAAGACAAACATTTGCATGCTCGCTTCAATGTTTATGAACGTGAATATAGAATATTGCGCAACATCAAGCATCATCCAGAGTTTAGCTGGGATCATCAACGTCAAGTAGTAATTGCCACGGATGCTAAATGGAATGAATATATTAAG AGCTGGTGGAGAAGGATTGTGTAG
- the LOC109712515 gene encoding uncharacterized protein LOC109712515 isoform X1: protein MSSQKPTKTKTGNANPGPSRRPSGGGEMKIYVRSVKHGNFTLEVDKSNTIKDVLITILPHELLKSGWEPLLYFNGDEPLEEICSLADYKIQNGSILKLEGEQGEARAGHYEEDDGARADDDERQWPKEILGRKQIKIANQSSAIWERAHDKVLLDLLVEQIRSSGRKILDYKNNSWSDIVAKFNKATGMKYEDKHLHARFNVYEREYRILRNIKHHPEFSWDHQRQVVIATDAKWNEYIKGNPSAKPYRRRAVPHINLYEIVFVEKKK, encoded by the exons ATGAG TTCTCAAAAACCAACCAAGACCAAGACGGGAAATGCAAACCCCGGCCCTTCCAGGAGACCCAGCGGGGGTGGCGAAATGAAAATCTACGTGCGGTCAGTAAAGCACGGAAATTTTACGCTGGAGGTGGACAAATCTAACACCATCAAGGATGTGTTAATCACTATTCTTCCTCATGAGCTGCTCAAGTCAGGTTGGGAACCTTTACTTTATTTCAATGGCGATGAACCACTGGAGGAAATCTGCTCTTTGGCCGACTACAAAATCCAGAATGGGTCCATCCTTAAACTTGAGGGCGAACAAGGGGAAGCCCGTGCTGGCCATTATGAGGAAGACGATGGAGCCCGTGCTGACGATGATGA GAGACAGTGGCCAAAAGAAATTTTGGGAAGAAAACAGATTAAAATAGCGAATCAGTCTTCAGCAATATGGGAAAGAGCGCATGATAAAGTACTGCTCGATTTATTGGTAGAGCAAATTCGATCAAGTGGGAGAAAAATACTAgactataaaaataattcctGGAGTGATATAGTAGCCAAGTTCAATAAAGCAACAGGCATGAAATATGAAGACAAACATTTGCATGCTCGCTTCAATGTTTATGAACGTGAATATAGAATATTGCGCAACATCAAGCATCATCCAGAGTTTAGCTGGGATCATCAACGTCAAGTAGTAATTGCCACGGATGCTAAATGGAATGAATATATTAAG GGAAATCCCAGTGCGAAGCCCTATCGAAGGAGAGCAGTACCGcatattaatttatatgaaattgtgtttgtcgagaaaaaaaaataa